A window of the Cannabis sativa cultivar Pink pepper isolate KNU-18-1 chromosome X, ASM2916894v1, whole genome shotgun sequence genome harbors these coding sequences:
- the LOC115699021 gene encoding uncharacterized protein LOC115699021 — protein sequence MESRIETSHGTDVPKKSRSLDLKSLYRARASKEVENKKLKRKVAGNEVDENRDKKKKNSKKEVSLSSLKSISSNGKRLDSVIHSRLSSDLHDSKNLKLERGQNLNGSIGFNSISSLGNGIQVPRRKRGFVGRKKFEGGQESKREGQSASKVDLVVQKSNSSGEDSGSQAESWKKVKRKIGFDEFKENRSSESNSTRHVEEVDERVSHSVVNNGDLSLKKSQRKRRGNKKFVPDSEDVVKKAEPLSDKPSTTHNTTREDEENLEENAAMMLSSRFDPNCTGFSSSNKATALASVDELSFLLSSDHDYVRSRSKSLSGSESPSNDTAGRVLRPRKQHKEKGNSRKRRHFYEFFFRDLDAYWVLNRRIKVFWPLDQSWYYGLVNDYDEERKLHHVKYDDRDEEWINLQNERFKLLLLPSEVPGKVQRGKSSGKDKSSDQKKRSLKPKKDKGKRDLPTQDDSCIGSSYMDSEPIISWLARSTRRVKSPFRAFKKQKTSDSSTMKPLLARLSKDSVSIHGSVGSGNMRRDKRNLPRCSKLTNGYAGDAVGDSASESITCPKDSKMPIVYFRRRFRKTGVELSRRCEKNHFCRSAFVPVSPSAPFVDEIGDFEKQDVFVGRLDQGGPLWSADEAGVLKLLLPEIELGKFKFDIDFPLVHILYHSLGVDNFWLFNATMLLHYGAVVITWPQVHLEMLFVDNVVGLRYLLFKGCLKQALAFVFLVLGTFRQPTEHEKFAELQLPVTTIRFKLTCCQRLQKQLVFAFYNYVELENSKWTFLDWKLKRHCLLNKQLPRSECTYTNIQMLQSRANHSSHSQVWRQPTLTKGTQKRCRQGISFMGPSRESAFINIRPNSDEMYKKLPPLALSFTAAPTFFLSLHRTLLIEHSLAWLSFQEHDSVEHLENSGSMLMDDSSSMEECSNKGSEFTLEDNMNNLSTEAASDGCFSSARQELSTGPSVCSNGGRLKSSQLYHNDDDSVAGTVATIQPHAWQNRHPVPDQCALSSRTTVGKDTSEIGCHSFLNGLSVEIPPFNRLEKSHIGELHGAQQSSELPWSANGSIFPSPNPTAPRSTWHRNKHNASFGYPSHGWSDGKAGAVYNGFSNGPRKPRTQVSYSLPFGGSEFSPKQKSIQKNLPSKRIRKANDKRSTDVSKGSQRNLELLSCDVNILITVGDRGWRESGALVVLELLNHNEWKLAVKVSGITKYSYKAHQFLQPGSTNRYTHAMMWKGGKDWTLEFQDRSQWALFKEMHEECYNRNIRAASMKNIPIPGVHLIEEGDENGTEIAFPRNSKYFRQVETDVEMALNPSRVLYDMDSDDEQWILNTRKNSSEFDDDSSGKISEEMFEKIMDMFEKAAYSQQRDLLTSDEIEELTAGVGPMDVIKVIYEHWQLKRKKNGMPLIRHLQPPLWERYQQEVREWELAMTKLHSSYPNGCQERFELIEKPPMFAFCMKPRGLEVPDKGSKQRSHKKLSVAGQSNATFDQDGYHAFGRRLNEFSFGDEKFVYPGHNYDSLDDSPLPQMSSPRIFLPRDAVSMSMSNIGLDRNHFHRFHKRRSKKFRNIVSPNDSQAMALYDRRMLEKRHEHHQWNIGSSEWQSPQHFHLERSQRHIIEKFDGPDLDEFRLRDASCAAEHAINIAKLKRERAQRMVYRADVAIHKAVAALMTAEAMEECSENSDDDG from the exons ATGGAAAGTAGAATAGAAACCTCACATGGCACCGATGTCCCCAAAAAATCGAGATCTTTGGATCTTAAGAGTTTGTATAGAGCTAGAGCTTCGAAAGAAGTTGAAAAcaagaaattgaagagaaaggTAGCTGGAAATGAGGTTGATGAGAATAGggacaagaagaagaaaaatagtaaaaaagagGTGTCTCTCAGTAGTTTGAAGAGTATTAGCAGTAATGGCAAGAGGTTAGATAGTGTTATTCATAGCAGGTTGAGCTCTGATTTGCATGATTCGAAGAACTTGAAGTTGGAGAGAGGTCAGAACTTGAACGGTAGTATTGGGTTTAATAGCATTTCATCTCTTGGTAATGGCATTCAAGTCCCTAGGCGCAAACGGGGTTTTGTGGGGCGGAAGAAATTTGAAGGTGGTCAGGAGTCGAAGCGAGAAGGCCAGTCTGCTAGTAAAGTGGACCTTGTTGTTCAGAAGAGTAATTCAAGTGGGGAGGATTCTGGAAGTCAGGCTGAGTCCTGGAAGAAGGTCAAACGGAAAATTGGTTTTGATGAGTTCAAGGAAAACCGAAGTAGCGAGTCGAACTCAACTAGGCATGTAGAGGAAGTAGATGAGCGTGTGAGTCATTCTGTTGTAAATAATGGCGATTTGTCTCTAAAAAAATCACAGAGGAAACGACgtggaaataaaaaatttgtaccAGACAGTGAAGATGTTGTGAAAAAAGCAGAACCCTTGAGTGACAAACCTTCTACGACACACAATACTACCCGAGAAGATGAGGAGAATCTTGAAGAAAATGCAGCAATGATGCTTTCTTCACGGTTTGATCCAAACTGCACTGGGTTTTCATCAAGCAACAAGGCAACTGCACTGGCATCTGTGGATGAGTTGTCATTTCTGTTATCTTCCGATCATGATTATGTTAGAAGTAGATCTAAGTCTCTGTCTGGCTCTGAATCTCCATCAAATGATACTGCTGGCAGAGTATTGAGGCCAAGGAAACAGCACAAAGAGAAAGGAAATTCAAGAAAAAGACGacatttttatgaattttttttcagGGACTTGGATGCTTATTGGGTATTGAACCGGAGAATCAAGGTTTTTTGGCCTTTGGACCAGAGTTGGTATTACGGTCTTGTAAATGACTACGACGAAGAAAGGAAACTTCATCATGTTAAATATGATGACCGTGATGAGGAATGGATTAACCTTCAAAACGAGAGATTCAAACTCTTGCTACTTCCTAGTGAAGTTCCTGGTAAGGTTCAGCGAGGAAAATCATCGGGCAAAGATAAAAGTTCTGATCAGAAAAAAAGAAGCTTGAAGCccaaaaaagataaggggaagAGGGATTTACCCACGCAAGATGATAGCTGTATAGGCAGTAGTTATATGGACTCGGAGCCCATTATTTCTTGGCTGGCTCGATCCACACGGCGGGTGAAATCTCCTTTTCGTGCTTTTAAGAAACAGAAGACATCTGATTCATCAACTATGAAGCCACTGCTGGCTCGATTGTCTAAAGATTCTGTCTCTATTCATGGTTCTGTAGGAAGTGGTAATATGAGAAGGGATAAAAGAAATTTGCCTAGATGTTCAAAGTTAACCAATGGATATGCTGGTGATGCAGTGGGGGATTCTGCCTCAGAAAGCATTACTTGCCCCAAAGACAGCAAAATGCCTATTGTTTATTTTAGGAGGCGGTTTCGCAAGACTGGTGTAGAACTGTCCCGCAGATGTGAGAAGAATCATTTCTGTAGAAGTGCATTTGTTCCTGTTAGTCCCTCTGCTCCCTTTGTTGATGAAATTGGGGATTTTGAAAAGCAGGATGTATTTGTTGGAAGATTGGACCAAGGTGGGCCATTGTGGTCTGCTGACGAGGCTGGTGTGCTTAAATTATTGCTTCCAGAGATTGAGTTAGGGAAGTTCAAGTTCGATATAGACTTTCCATTGGTACATATTTTGTATCACTCCTTAGGAGTGGATAACTTTTGGTTGTTTAATGCTACAATGCTGCTTCATTATGGTGCAGTGGTGATCACATGGCCACAGGTTCATTTGGAGATGCTTTTTGTAGACAATGTAGTTGGATTAAGGTATCTATTGTTTAAAGGCTGTTTAAAGCAAGCTTTGGCCTTTGTTTTTCTGGTATTGGGTACATTTCGCCAACCTACCGAACACGAGAAATTTGCTGAGTTGCAATTGCCAGTAACAACAATCAGGTTCAAGCTAACATGTTGTCAGCGTCTTCAAAAGCAGCTTGTGTTCGCATTTTACAACTATGTTGAGTTGGAAAATTCAAAGTGGACGTTTCTGGACTGGAAACTCAAGAGGCATTGTTTACTCAATAAGCAACTACCTCGGTCCGAATGCACTTACACTAATATTCAGATGCTTCAGAGTAGAGCAAACCATTCTTCTCATTCTCAAGTATGGAGGCAGCCTACTTTAACCAAG GGCACACAGAAGAGGTGTAGGCAGGGAATAAGTTTCATGGGTCCCTCCAGGGAGTCTGCTTTTATAAACATCCGTCCTAATTCTGATGAGATGTACAAAAAGCTTCCTCCTCTTGCTCTTTCTTTTACCGCTGCCCCTACCTTCTTTCTTAGTTTGCATCGCACGCTGCTTATTGAGCATTCTCTGGCTTGGTTGAGCTTCCAGGAGCATGATTCAGTAGAACATCTAGAAAATTCTGGAAGCATGTTGATGGATGACAGCTCTAGTATGGAGGAATGCTCAAATAAAGGTTCAGAATTCACTCTTGAGGATAATATGAATAATCTTTCGACGGAGGCTGCTTCTGATGGTTGCTTCTCCTCTGCTAGGCAGGAGTTAAGCACCGGTCCTTCAGTTTGTAGTAATGGAGGTAGGTTAAAATCCTCCCAGCTTTACCACAATGACGATGATAGTGTGGCTGGGACTGTGGCAACCATTCAGCCACATGCATGGCAAAACCGCCATCCAGTGCCAGACCAGTGTGCTCTATCTTCAAGGACTACAGTTGGCAAAGATACGTCTGAGATTGGGTGTCATTCTTTTTTGAATGGTCTCAGTGTTGAAATCCCACCATTTAACCGGTTGGAGAAGTCTCATATTGGGGAGTTACATGGTGCTCAGCAGTCTTCAGAGCTTCCTTGGAGTGCAAATGGTAGCATCTTTCCCAGCCCTAACCCCACTGCTCCTAGAAGCACGTGGCATCGAAATAAGCACAATGCATCATTTGGATATCCCTCACATGGCTGGTCTGACGGGAAGGCAGGCGCAGTCTATAATGGTTTTAGCAATGGACCTAGGAAGCCACGAACCCAGGTGTCATATTCATTGCCGTTTGGAGGTTCTGAATTCAGTCCAAAGCAAAAAAGTATACAAAAAAATCTTCCCTCTAAACGAATTAGGAAAGCTAATGATAAGAGGTCAACAGATGTTTCCAAAGGATCACAGAGAAATTTGGAGTTGTTATCTTGtgatgtaaatattttaattactgTTGGTGACAGAGGTTGGAGGGAATCTGGGGCACTGGTTGTGCTGGAGCTTTTAAATCATAATGAGTGGAAGCTTGCTGTTAAGGTGTCAGGTATAACAAAGTACTCCTACAAGGCACATCAGTTTTTGCAGCCTGGGTCAACAAACCGTTACACACATGCTATGATGTGGAAGGGAGGAAAGGACTGGACTTTGGAGTTTCAGGATAGAAGCCAATGGGCTCTTTTCAAAGAGATGCACGAAGAATGTTACAATCGGAACATTCGAGCTGCTTCGATGAAAAACATTCCTATTCCTGGTGTTCATTTGATTGAGGAAGGAGACGAAAATGGAACAGAAATAGCATTTCCTCGCAATTCTAAATACTTTAGACAGGTTGAAACAGATGTTGAGATGGCTTTGAATCCATCTCGTGTTTTATATGACATGGATAGTGATGATGAGCAGTGGATTCTGAACACACGAAAAAATTCTTCAGAATTTGATGACGACAGTTCAGGAAAGATATCTGAAGAGATGTTTGAGAAAATTATGGACATGTTTGAGAAGGCTGCATATTCTCAACAGCGGGACCTGTTGACATCAGATGAAATAGAAGAGCTCACGGCTGGAGTTGGGCCCATGGATGTAATTAAAGTCATTTACGAGCATTGGCAGCTGAAAAGGAAGAAGAATGGAATGCCTTTAATTAGGCATCTTCAG CCGCCCTTGTGGGAAAGGTACCAACAAGAAGTGAGAGAATGGGAATTAGCAATGACCAAACTTCATAGCAGCTATCCAAATGGATGCCAGGAGAGATTTGAACTAATTGAGAAGCCACCCATGTTTGCTTTCTGTATGAAACCACGGGGTTTGGAAGTTCCAGATAAGGGATCAAAACAAAGGTCACACAAGAAGCTCTCAGTTGCCGGGCAAAGCAATGCCACATTTGATCAGGATGGTTACCATGCCTTTG GAAGGAGATTGAATGAATTTTCTTTTGGGGATGAGAAGTTTGTATATCCAGGGCATAATTATGACTCTTTAGATGATTCCCCATTGCCTCAGATGTCATCTCCTAGGATTTTTTTGCCACGGGATGCAGTTAGCATGTCAATGAGTAACATTGGGCTTGACAGAAATCATTTTCATAGATTTCACAAGAGAAGGTCAAAGAAGTTCAGGAATATAGTTTCGCCTAACGACAGCCAGGCGATGGCTTTATATGATCGTAGAATGTTAGAAAAAAGACATGAGCATCATCAGTGGAATATTGGTTCTTCTGAGTGGCAGAGTCCACAGCATTTCCACCTAGAGAGATCTCAGAGGCATATCATTGAGAAATTTGATGGTCCAGATCTTGATGAGTTCAGGTTGCGTGATGCTTCTTGCGCTGCTGAACATGCTATTAACATTGCGAAGCTTAAGAGAGAAAGAGCTCAGAGAATGGTTTACAGAGCAGATGTAGCAATTCACAAGGCTGTGGCTGCTCTTATGACTGCTGAAGCGATGGAAGAATGTTCTGAGAACTCAGACGACGATGGGTAG
- the LOC133032384 gene encoding uncharacterized protein LOC133032384, which produces MSNSSSDETTSSETSSNPSTTPSPIHTIIGNPFAMNNNNEIQQRTLNDYLHPTQTSIPSCFIFPPNMPSLGVKPGIIQLLPTFHGIENENPYVHIREFEEVVDTFYDRATINDAARLKFFPFSLKDKAKSWLYSLRSRSIGTWEEMTKTFFVKYFPVHKTNSLKRQISTFSQKDNETFYQVWERFKDLLSQCPHHGYESWRIVSYFYEGLTSRERQFVEMMCNGEFLQKETEEALEFLIELAEKSHTWTGPSAAESTNRNRPAGIYQLREEDSLKAQVESLKKQIEILTTKDGQKGCMVAQAQSRPLEPCFVCGENDHLAKDCLVYKEMKGVHEEQCNALGQYNKPFSHAYNPGWRNHPNFSWRDNSNQGQTSGGQWRNENQAQPPKAYHAPQYHAQQQGNSLENTIHAFIEEQTKINRQLKEDVQEIKSQFSKLNTSLAISEKGRLPSQPQFNAQGQHMAETSTSNDPIVKGVNAITTRSGKALEDPSIKTTTSNSKVTPDSAPINAQAKVPFPQALRPVGKIPENRAELLEHLTQVKINLHLLHIIKQVPAYAKIIKDLCTAKRKHHVKKTAFLTEQVSAVIEQKTPPKYKDPGCPTISCQIGTHEVSQALLDLGASVNLMPYSVYSQLGLGEMKPTSVVLQLADRSIKKPRPWRECESHALLCVLATWSWRNEANICCAAAC; this is translated from the coding sequence ATGAGTAACTCTTCTTCTGACGAAACCACTTCTAGTGAAACTTCGTCCAATCCATCCACTACTCCTTCTCCCATTCACACGATAATCGGTAATCCTTTcgcaatgaataataataatgaaatacaaCAGAGAACACTTAATGATTACCTTCACCCCACCCAAACTTCCATACCATCATGCTTCATATTTCCACCTAATATGCCAAGTCTTGGTGTCAAACCCGGCATTATTCAACTTTTGCCAACTTTTCATGGAATAGAAAATGAAAATCCATATGTGCATATTAGGGAATTTGAGGAAGTTGTTGACACTTTTTATGACCGAGCAACCATCAATGATGCTGCACGCTTAAAGTTTTTTCCCTTCTCCTTGAAGGATAAAGCTAAAAGTTGGTTGTATTCTTTGAGATCTAGGTCTATCGGAACATGGGAAGAAATGACCAAAAcattttttgttaaatatttcccTGTCCATAAGACCAACAGTTTGAAAAGACAAATCTCAACATTTTCCCAAAAAGACAATGAAACGTTCTATCAAGTCTGGGAGAGATTTAAAGATCTCTTAAGTCAGTGTCCACACCACGGGTACGAGAGTTGGCGCATCGTCAGCTACTTCTATGAAGGCCTCACAAGTCGTGAGCGCCAGTTCGTAGAAATGATGTGCAACGGTGAGTTCCTTCAAAAGGAAACCGAAGAAGCTCTTGAGTTTCTCATTGAGCTTGCTGAAAAATCTCACACATGGACTGGTCCAAGTGCTGCTGAAAGCACCAACAGAAATAGACCAGCTGGGATTTACCAACTTCGGGAAGAGGACAGCTTAAAGGCCCAAGTCGAATCTTTAAAAAAGCAAATTGAAATCCTTACGACTAAAGATGGCCAAAAAGGGTGCATGGTTGCCCAAGCACAATCCAGACCACTCGAACCTTGTTTCGTTTGTGGAGAAAATGACCATTTAGCTAAGGACTGCTTAGTTTACAAGGAAATGAAGGGGGTTCATGAGGAGCAATGCAATGCCTTAGGGCAATATAACAAGCCATTCTCCCATGCGTACAACCCTGGTTGGAGAAACCACCCGAATTTCAGTTGGAGAGATAATTCCAACCAAGGTCAAACATCTGGAGGACAATGGAGAAATGAGAATCAAGCTCAACCTCCAAAGGCATATCATGCACCTCAATACCATGCTCAACAACAAGGAAACTCCCTTGAAAATACCATTCATGCATTCATTGAGGAACAAACCAAAATCAATCGCCAATTAAAGGAAGATGTCCAAGAAATAAAAagtcaattttcaaaattgaacaCATCCTTAGCTATTTCTGAGAAAGGCAGACTTCCTTCCCAACCTCAATTCAATGCACAAGGGCAACATATGGCTGAAACCTCCACCTCTAATGATCCCATCGTTAAAGGGGTTAACGCCATCACAACAAGAAGTGGTAAAGCTTTGGAAGATCCATCCATCAAAACCACTacttcaaattcaaaagttacCCCTGACAGTGCACCGATAAATGCTCAAGCAAAAGTACCATTTCCCCAGGCTCTTAGACCTGTTGGGAAAATTCCTGAAAACCGAGCCGAACTCCTTGAGCACTTGACACAAGTGAAGAttaatcttcatttgcttcatATCATAAAACAAGTGCCAGCTTATGCCAAAATCATCAAGGACTTGTGCACTGCTAAGAGAAAGCACCATGTCAAGAAGACTGCTTTCTTGACTGAACAAGTGAGTGCGGTGATCGAACAAAAGACACCGCCAAAATACAAAGATCCTGGTTGTCCCACCATTTCATGCCAAATTGGGACTCATGAAGTCAGCCAAGCTTTGCTTGACCTTGGCGCGAGTGTGAATCTCATGCCTTACTCTGTGTACTCGCAACTTGGTCTTGGAGAAATGAAGCCAACATCTGTTGTGCTGCAGCTTGCTGACCGGTCTATCAAAAAGCCTCGACCTTGGCGCGAGTGTGAATCTCATGCCTTACTCTGTGTACTCGCAACTTGGTCTTGGAGAAATGAAGCCAACATCTGTTGTGCTGCAGCTTGCTGA